The window GTCGCCGAGTCGCGCGCGCTGGCGCAGGCAGCCGGCTCGTCCCGCTGGCCCACGCTCGACGCGAATGCGAGCGCCGTGCGCAGCCGCAGCGTGCTGCCGCCCGCGGGCGCCATCCAGACCACGAGCGGTGCCACGCTCGACGCGCTGTGGGAGATCGACCTGTTCGGCGCCGTGCGCCAGGGCGTTGCGGCGGCCGAGGCGCGGGCCGACGCGAGCCGCGCGCAATGGCACGACGCCCGCGTCAGCCTGGCGGCCGAGGTGGCGGCCACCTACGTCGGCCTGCGCAGTTGCGAGGCCGTGCTGGCGGTCTACGAGGAGGACGCGGCGTCGCTGCAGCAGACCGCCGACCTGGTGGGACAGAAGGTCCGCGCCGGCTTCGACGCACCGGCAAACGGCGCGCTCGCACGGGCCAGTGCAGCGGAGGCGGTCAACCGCGTGGCGGCACAGCAGACCGAGTGCGAGCTCTCCGTCAGGCAGCTGGTGCAGTTGACCGCGACGTCCGAACCGGCGTTGCGTGAACAGTTGCTGCCGCAGCGCGCCCGGCTGCCGCAGCCGTCCAGCTTCGAGGTCGCCGCGGTACCCGCGGCCGTGCTGTCGCAGCGTCCCGACCTCGCTGCGGCCGAACGCAACATCGTCGCGGCGGCGGCCGAGGTCGGCGCGGCCCAGGCGGATCGCTTTCCGCGCCTGAGCCTGTCGGGCTCGATCGGCCGCGCATCCATCCGCAGCGGCGGCCAGACGTTCGACGGCACGACCTGGTCCTTCGGTCCCGGCCTGCTGATGCCTCTGTTCGATGGTGGCCGGCGACGCGCCAACGTCGATGCCGCGCAGGCGCGATACGACGGCGCGATGGCTGCCTACCGCGAGCGCGCGCTGGCCGCCGTGCGCGAGGTGGAGGAAGCCCTGCTGCGGCTGGACGCGGCTGGCCGCCGCGAAGCCGACGCCGAGCGGGCGGCTCAGGGCTATGGCGAGTTCCTGGCCGCCGCGCAGACCCAGTGGCAGGTCGGCGTGGGCAGTCTGCTCGACCTGGAACAGGCGCGGCGTGCCGCGCTGGCGGCCGACGCCGGGCTGATCCAGGTGCGGCGAGAGCGCGTGAGCGCCTGGGTTCAGCTCTACAAGACGGTCGGCGGCGCCTGGCAGGCCGACGACGATACGACGACGAGGTAAAGGGCATGCAGGAGAGCAAGAGATCGC is drawn from Methylibium petroleiphilum PM1 and contains these coding sequences:
- a CDS encoding efflux transporter outer membrane subunit, whose protein sequence is MPARSIAAALCLLLGACAAPPATTPPAGALAMAWSAPLPHGGQRAALRDWWSGFDDPQVAALIDAAQRANPTLAQAAARVAESRALAQAAGSSRWPTLDANASAVRSRSVLPPAGAIQTTSGATLDALWEIDLFGAVRQGVAAAEARADASRAQWHDARVSLAAEVAATYVGLRSCEAVLAVYEEDAASLQQTADLVGQKVRAGFDAPANGALARASAAEAVNRVAAQQTECELSVRQLVQLTATSEPALREQLLPQRARLPQPSSFEVAAVPAAVLSQRPDLAAAERNIVAAAAEVGAAQADRFPRLSLSGSIGRASIRSGGQTFDGTTWSFGPGLLMPLFDGGRRRANVDAAQARYDGAMAAYRERALAAVREVEEALLRLDAAGRREADAERAAQGYGEFLAAAQTQWQVGVGSLLDLEQARRAALAADAGLIQVRRERVSAWVQLYKTVGGAWQADDDTTTR